A window from Candidatus Eremiobacterota bacterium encodes these proteins:
- a CDS encoding class I SAM-dependent methyltransferase has translation MITAGQIAAASRGHFNLENLDRAALARLREILAGSGYCEENIYKALGIDYFNMITLQMLPVFLDFRLKDRSPFNAVAKLFLLSQALPGEEVLEALFTSEEVASLTSMGILTSERDLISSNVDIYPVMGSFIVTDHHFSNLKFGRSVMYLSKDSYTLARGTPRKAAGKTLDLCTGSGVQAILAASHSEHVTGVDINPRAINFAEFNKVFNAVENVDFIEGDLFGPLGEEKYDLIVANPPFVPAPAGRQKVFFRDGGVTGEEVLKRIMGGIDRYLADEGKCVIFTEFVQSSECSYVEKVARWAGSNFDILALQGNTVPIELYVIGHLKHDNTFAEYRRKMGEWLVSAYNNAITSIAEGLIVCARPYEGCPSVHRLAKVIMPNRPFPEEVEGLIETLRRSGQGDAILSYIPCINSHVRFLWKGRTPEGQEVHLAQFKEESLLKEEELTKEEADLLCRMDGRRTLKEVARSAIQEGAPKTSMEDFLTRVKSLAQKHVIALKNPSSELMGSIEATFLLLLIDQPVLQELLDSAGQIAMNFPM, from the coding sequence ATGATAACGGCAGGGCAGATCGCAGCGGCATCACGGGGACATTTTAACCTGGAGAATCTTGACAGGGCGGCCCTGGCCCGCCTCAGGGAGATCCTGGCCGGGAGCGGCTACTGCGAGGAGAACATCTATAAGGCGCTTGGAATAGACTATTTCAACATGATCACGCTCCAGATGCTCCCCGTTTTCCTGGATTTCAGGCTCAAGGACCGCTCGCCCTTCAATGCCGTCGCGAAGTTGTTCCTCCTCTCCCAGGCGCTCCCCGGGGAAGAGGTCCTGGAGGCTCTTTTTACCAGTGAGGAGGTGGCATCCCTCACCTCGATGGGAATTCTCACCTCGGAAAGGGACCTCATTTCATCGAATGTGGACATCTACCCGGTGATGGGCTCCTTTATCGTCACTGATCACCATTTCAGCAACCTGAAATTCGGCCGCTCCGTCATGTACCTCAGCAAGGACAGCTACACCCTGGCTCGCGGCACACCCAGGAAGGCAGCGGGAAAGACCCTGGACCTCTGCACAGGATCAGGAGTGCAGGCCATTCTCGCTGCCTCCCACTCAGAGCACGTCACCGGTGTTGACATCAATCCCAGGGCCATCAATTTCGCAGAGTTCAACAAGGTATTCAACGCCGTGGAAAATGTGGACTTCATCGAGGGCGATCTCTTTGGCCCCCTTGGTGAAGAAAAATACGATCTCATTGTGGCCAACCCGCCTTTCGTGCCTGCCCCCGCGGGAAGGCAGAAGGTCTTTTTCCGTGACGGCGGTGTCACGGGTGAAGAGGTGCTGAAGAGAATTATGGGGGGAATTGACAGATACCTGGCCGATGAGGGAAAGTGCGTGATATTCACCGAGTTCGTCCAGAGCAGTGAGTGCTCCTATGTTGAGAAGGTCGCCCGCTGGGCGGGCAGCAATTTTGACATTCTGGCCCTCCAGGGAAACACCGTGCCCATTGAGCTTTATGTCATAGGCCACCTCAAGCATGACAATACCTTCGCCGAATACCGCAGGAAGATGGGGGAGTGGCTCGTGAGCGCCTATAATAACGCTATCACTTCTATTGCCGAAGGCCTCATTGTCTGCGCAAGGCCTTATGAGGGCTGCCCCTCGGTGCACCGCCTCGCCAAGGTCATCATGCCCAACAGGCCTTTCCCCGAAGAGGTCGAGGGGCTCATCGAGACGCTCCGCAGGTCGGGGCAGGGCGATGCGATTCTCTCCTACATTCCCTGCATCAACAGCCATGTGCGCTTTCTCTGGAAAGGGCGTACCCCTGAGGGCCAGGAGGTGCACCTCGCGCAGTTCAAAGAGGAGAGCCTTCTGAAGGAAGAGGAGCTCACAAAAGAGGAAGCCGATCTGCTTTGCCGGATGGATGGAAGGCGCACCCTTAAGGAAGTTGCGAGGAGCGCCATCCAGGAAGGAGCGCCGAAGACATCCATGGAGGATTTTCTCACCAGGGTGAAAAGCCTGGCGCAGAAGCACGTGATTGCCCTGAAGAATCCCTCTTCCGAGCTCATGGGCAGCATTGAGGCGACATTCCTGCTTTTGCTCATCGATCAGCCGGTGCTCCAGGAACTGCTCGACAGCGCCGGGCAGATTGCCATGAATTTCCCCATGTGA
- a CDS encoding GNAT family N-acetyltransferase: MEHFHEPPGKTVTCRRATSEHDLSEAFAIRLKVFVDEQGVPDHLERDSDDSGALHMMAYVDGVAAGTARLVATMKGQGKIGRVAVLKEYRGIGLGKLIMEALHREAALQGIETIALDAQVMVIPFYRALGYREQGREFIDCGILHRTMTLAIENK, from the coding sequence ATGGAGCATTTTCATGAGCCTCCAGGTAAAACCGTCACCTGCCGCAGGGCCACCTCTGAGCATGATCTTTCCGAAGCCTTTGCCATAAGGCTCAAGGTCTTTGTCGATGAGCAGGGGGTTCCGGATCACCTTGAGAGGGACTCCGACGACAGCGGCGCACTCCATATGATGGCTTATGTGGACGGAGTGGCGGCAGGTACGGCGCGTCTTGTGGCTACTATGAAAGGACAGGGAAAAATCGGGCGTGTTGCCGTGCTCAAGGAATACCGTGGTATCGGGCTTGGAAAGCTCATCATGGAGGCCCTCCACCGCGAGGCGGCCCTGCAGGGCATTGAAACCATAGCACTTGACGCCCAGGTCATGGTGATTCCCTTTTACCGCGCGCTGGGTTACAGGGAACAGGGCAGGGAATTCATTGATTGCGGGATACTCCACAGGACAATGACCCTCGCCATAGAAAATAAATAG
- a CDS encoding immunity 17 family protein codes for METFIKIFVICAGLFSICGALFNWEWYFNHRKARALVKLIGRPMARVFYFIIGAALVTLGVCFHLGIMPMR; via the coding sequence ATGGAAACCTTTATCAAGATCTTCGTGATCTGTGCGGGGCTCTTTTCAATATGCGGAGCCCTTTTCAACTGGGAGTGGTATTTCAACCACCGCAAGGCCAGGGCCCTGGTGAAGCTTATCGGCAGGCCCATGGCGAGGGTCTTCTACTTCATCATAGGGGCAGCGCTTGTAACTCTTGGCGTGTGCTTTCACCTGGGCATCATGCCCATGCGTTAG
- a CDS encoding transglutaminase domain-containing protein, with amino-acid sequence MTGNPLDTTGFFPGPRGALLPRFSQGWLPGPPSSAGLMNTLGASAENTMLGREAGSFILSGGFFPQAASLEQQSMAQGYAASVFSNAAQSAMLNSLQSTMATMMAIMQYLKGLASKGNQTNGGNDANGGNDANGGNNTPPADNGTVNTDGGGSAGKGGVADVAREMAGYRYQFYYDDKKSNSQTMSEKSGNCRDLADVAMQKLKDKGIQSRLVLGDIKSKSYNGGHYWVEYKDPSTGQWKFFDPTACASNRSAERGFTGLQASYKKR; translated from the coding sequence ATGACTGGAAATCCACTTGATACCACCGGCTTTTTCCCCGGCCCGCGGGGTGCTCTTCTTCCCCGGTTTTCCCAGGGATGGCTTCCGGGCCCCCCCTCGTCTGCAGGGCTGATGAATACCCTGGGGGCATCGGCAGAAAACACCATGCTGGGCAGGGAAGCGGGCTCTTTCATCTTGTCTGGCGGTTTCTTTCCGCAGGCGGCATCGCTTGAGCAGCAGTCCATGGCCCAGGGGTATGCGGCCAGCGTATTTTCCAATGCGGCACAGAGCGCTATGCTCAATTCCCTCCAGAGCACCATGGCAACGATGATGGCGATTATGCAGTATCTCAAGGGACTTGCCAGCAAAGGGAATCAGACAAACGGTGGCAACGATGCCAATGGCGGAAACGATGCCAACGGCGGCAATAACACTCCCCCCGCTGACAACGGCACGGTGAACACTGACGGCGGAGGCAGTGCCGGCAAGGGAGGGGTGGCTGACGTCGCCAGGGAGATGGCGGGGTACAGATACCAGTTCTATTACGACGACAAAAAGTCTAATTCCCAGACCATGAGTGAGAAATCGGGGAACTGCAGGGACCTCGCGGACGTGGCGATGCAGAAGCTCAAGGATAAAGGGATTCAGTCCAGGCTTGTCCTGGGAGACATCAAGTCCAAGAGCTACAATGGCGGCCATTACTGGGTGGAGTACAAGGATCCCTCCACAGGGCAGTGGAAATTCTTCGACCCCACGGCCTGCGCGTCGAACCGCTCGGCCGAGAGGGGTTTCACGGGGCTCCAGGCCTCGTACAAGAAAAGATAA
- a CDS encoding amidohydrolase family protein, which translates to MQDRRYKLIRSRFLLPFSDKLGREKRISDGYVLTEGSVIKEAGEYRDETGARIISQCGSELTVIGAKKEGGYDPPDIPCLRGVVMPGFVKAHGHDHESPLIGIAKDEPLTEWLDHAVNLFTGFMNEERPQLEKHFGKSPNFITYIKARLDDIYYGITSSMVHHCNHNKYRVEEIVEANKQAGTKMIIAVGGQDRNYDARILDKPGEAVKRLDDYIARFGPMEHTWIIPGPDQDFSNGPEQLKSLKQWARDHGTLIHIHSSEEPNTTRWFRKEYGQTPTEYFQSIGFLDGNTIIAHQVNNTDHDLELLRDTGTKIVHNPLANTIIGSGMPPLIKMMEMGIPVVIATDGSGSADNQNILMAAKSAAQYQKALNQNARLLPSQKLLELITIEPAKFLRFNTGSIEAGKDADIIFLDLTVPNLTPTRLDNVMENLIWASNGNEVRHVIAGGKILMRDGAFTTLDEEKIKREVQELSELFTVYREKAAEIRGTGAHR; encoded by the coding sequence ATGCAAGACCGCCGTTACAAGCTCATCAGAAGCAGGTTTCTTCTTCCGTTCAGTGATAAGCTCGGGAGGGAAAAGAGGATAAGTGATGGGTACGTCCTCACCGAAGGGAGCGTCATCAAGGAAGCCGGTGAGTACCGCGACGAGACCGGCGCAAGGATCATCAGCCAGTGCGGCAGTGAGCTCACCGTGATAGGGGCAAAGAAAGAAGGGGGATACGATCCCCCGGATATTCCTTGCCTCAGGGGCGTCGTGATGCCTGGATTCGTGAAGGCCCACGGCCACGACCACGAGTCACCCCTGATAGGCATCGCCAAGGATGAGCCTCTTACCGAATGGCTCGATCACGCCGTGAACCTCTTCACAGGGTTCATGAACGAAGAGAGGCCGCAGCTTGAGAAGCACTTCGGAAAATCTCCCAATTTCATCACCTACATCAAGGCCAGGCTTGACGATATTTACTACGGTATCACCTCGTCTATGGTGCACCATTGCAACCACAACAAGTACAGGGTCGAGGAGATTGTCGAGGCCAACAAACAGGCCGGTACCAAGATGATCATCGCTGTCGGCGGCCAGGACCGTAATTATGACGCCAGGATCCTCGACAAGCCCGGAGAGGCGGTAAAGCGCCTCGATGACTATATCGCCCGCTTCGGCCCCATGGAGCACACCTGGATTATCCCCGGCCCCGACCAGGACTTCTCAAACGGCCCCGAGCAGCTCAAATCCCTCAAGCAGTGGGCCCGCGATCACGGGACCCTCATCCACATCCATTCCTCTGAGGAGCCCAACACCACCCGGTGGTTCAGGAAAGAGTATGGCCAGACACCTACGGAATATTTCCAGAGCATCGGCTTCCTTGACGGGAACACCATCATAGCCCACCAGGTGAACAACACGGACCATGACCTTGAACTGCTGCGTGATACAGGCACAAAGATTGTCCATAATCCCCTGGCCAATACCATCATAGGCTCAGGCATGCCCCCCCTTATCAAGATGATGGAGATGGGTATCCCGGTCGTCATAGCCACTGACGGCTCAGGGAGCGCCGACAACCAGAACATCCTGATGGCAGCAAAGAGCGCCGCCCAGTACCAGAAGGCGTTGAACCAGAACGCGAGGCTTCTACCCTCCCAGAAGCTCCTGGAGCTCATCACCATCGAGCCGGCTAAATTCCTGCGCTTCAATACGGGAAGCATTGAGGCCGGGAAGGACGCCGATATCATATTCCTGGACCTCACGGTGCCGAACCTCACGCCCACAAGGCTCGACAACGTGATGGAGAACCTCATCTGGGCTTCCAACGGCAACGAGGTGCGCCACGTGATAGCGGGCGGGAAAATCCTGATGCGTGACGGGGCCTTCACCACCCTGGACGAGGAGAAGATCAAGAGGGAAGTCCAGGAGCTCTCGGAGCTTTTCACGGTATACAGGGAAAAAGCAGCCGAGATAAGGGGGACGGGAGCCCACCGCTAG
- the pyrF gene encoding orotidine-5'-phosphate decarboxylase has protein sequence MSYLDILGESAHKNRSLVCLGLDPVVEALPEAFRKEGIVGALHFFLEIFQMMKNEKVLCGAFKLNQGFYLVHDRPFDDDFSGSRVLARLIKAINELFPGIPVILDSKRGDIKKSSANYALEAFTVWQANAVTVSPYMGSDSVSPFSHFCSHSDKKGIYVLNRNSNPGAKDFQDLPTVHGKEKMPLYKAVAEKIAEWAEKHPGVGAVIGAVSLPELRDLAGFYHDKKIPLLIPGVGSHHGTAREAAHTLRSAGYELSLVRINSSRGITHHWHRTGELPPDRWEHSVVDALRSFNHAIDFR, from the coding sequence ATGAGTTACCTGGATATTCTCGGAGAAAGCGCCCATAAGAACAGGAGCCTGGTTTGCCTCGGGCTGGATCCCGTCGTAGAGGCACTGCCGGAGGCTTTCAGGAAAGAGGGCATTGTGGGGGCCCTTCATTTTTTCCTGGAGATCTTCCAGATGATGAAAAATGAAAAGGTGCTCTGTGGGGCCTTCAAGCTGAATCAGGGCTTTTACCTCGTGCACGACAGGCCTTTTGACGATGACTTCAGCGGAAGCAGGGTCCTGGCGAGGCTCATCAAGGCGATCAATGAGCTCTTCCCCGGTATCCCCGTCATCCTGGATTCCAAGAGGGGAGACATCAAGAAATCCTCGGCAAATTATGCCCTGGAAGCTTTTACCGTCTGGCAGGCCAATGCAGTGACGGTCTCACCTTATATGGGCTCCGATTCGGTGTCCCCCTTCTCTCACTTCTGCAGCCACAGCGATAAAAAAGGCATCTATGTCCTGAACCGCAACTCCAATCCGGGAGCCAAGGATTTCCAGGACCTCCCCACGGTCCATGGAAAAGAAAAGATGCCCTTATACAAAGCCGTGGCGGAGAAGATCGCGGAGTGGGCCGAGAAGCACCCCGGTGTCGGCGCCGTCATAGGCGCCGTTTCGCTCCCAGAGCTCCGTGACCTCGCGGGCTTTTACCATGACAAAAAGATTCCACTCCTCATTCCAGGAGTGGGAAGCCACCATGGGACCGCAAGGGAAGCAGCTCACACGCTGAGATCGGCGGGATATGAGCTATCACTCGTGAGGATTAACAGCTCGCGGGGAATCACCCACCACTGGCACAGGACAGGCGAGCTTCCTCCCGACAGGTGGGAGCACTCAGTCGTTGATGCCCTCAGGTCCTTCAACCACGCCATAGATTTCAGATGA
- a CDS encoding alpha/beta hydrolase-fold protein: MKGLSISFRALSRLFLAGLLTASLFLSASTLYAFEASKDTPEFIRKFNTDVKAAKTDKDRLNIVKKFVDEIKTYALPYPFGERVTFVYFNEGEGKTPPKVEVTGDFTGWFKPVAMQTIKGTGFYYYTMDDMPQKARIEYKFKVNGKEVLDPLNPRRNDNGVGGENSFFSMPRYIPLVVFPATGPKGTLKPLEIKSEILKGSRQATVYTPPGYDGAAGEKYPLLIVHDGSQYLKSAQFADIVDDLIEAGTIKKLVIVFADPVERTKEYAQNADYMRFVKEELMPLIQKEYRVTGNPGDTGVMGASMGGLISLSLASAYPELFGLVASQSGALAHQGTTLVKDFTDSEKKPLKIYTDVGLYDLVCKDSSFLRANRSFDRLLRDKGYDHLYIEFPGGHHWVCWRDRIPDVLEFLYGKGK; the protein is encoded by the coding sequence ATGAAAGGATTATCAATCTCATTCAGAGCGCTCTCAAGGCTCTTTCTCGCGGGGCTTCTGACCGCTTCGCTTTTTCTCTCCGCGTCCACTCTTTATGCATTTGAGGCATCGAAGGATACTCCGGAGTTTATCAGGAAATTCAATACCGACGTGAAGGCGGCGAAAACTGACAAGGACAGGCTCAATATTGTCAAGAAATTCGTCGATGAGATAAAGACCTATGCGCTTCCTTACCCCTTCGGTGAAAGGGTGACCTTTGTCTATTTCAACGAAGGAGAGGGAAAGACTCCCCCGAAGGTCGAGGTGACCGGCGATTTCACCGGGTGGTTCAAGCCCGTCGCGATGCAGACCATAAAAGGCACAGGCTTCTATTATTACACCATGGACGATATGCCTCAGAAGGCCAGGATTGAGTATAAGTTCAAGGTGAACGGCAAAGAGGTCCTCGACCCTCTCAATCCCCGGCGCAATGACAACGGCGTGGGAGGGGAAAACTCATTTTTCTCGATGCCCCGCTATATTCCCCTCGTGGTATTTCCCGCCACAGGCCCCAAGGGAACCCTCAAGCCTCTCGAGATAAAGAGCGAGATCCTCAAGGGAAGCAGGCAGGCCACGGTTTATACGCCCCCGGGCTACGACGGGGCTGCCGGTGAAAAGTATCCTCTTCTGATAGTCCATGACGGCTCGCAGTACCTGAAGAGCGCCCAGTTCGCCGATATCGTTGACGATCTCATCGAGGCCGGGACCATCAAAAAGCTTGTCATTGTCTTCGCGGATCCCGTGGAGCGCACGAAGGAGTATGCACAGAACGCCGATTACATGCGCTTTGTGAAGGAAGAGCTGATGCCTCTCATACAGAAAGAGTACCGCGTGACAGGCAACCCCGGCGATACGGGCGTGATGGGGGCCTCGATGGGCGGCCTGATCTCACTGTCCCTGGCCTCGGCATACCCCGAGCTGTTCGGCCTGGTGGCGAGCCAGTCGGGCGCCCTGGCGCACCAGGGGACCACGCTTGTCAAGGACTTCACCGACTCTGAAAAGAAGCCTCTCAAGATATATACCGACGTGGGACTTTACGACCTTGTCTGCAAGGACAGCTCCTTTCTGAGGGCCAACAGATCTTTTGACCGCCTGCTCAGGGACAAGGGCTACGACCACCTCTACATCGAGTTCCCCGGGGGCCACCACTGGGTATGCTGGCGCGACAGGATCCCCGACGTCCTCGAGTTCCTCTACGGGAAGGGGAAATAG